The Hypanus sabinus isolate sHypSab1 chromosome 7, sHypSab1.hap1, whole genome shotgun sequence region ttatggcctggtGATGGCTGACAGATAGCTTAAAGGACTTTAAGGGTAACGTTTCATAGTACTCAGTCACTTGTGATTTGTAGTACTTTAGATATAAACACAAGACAAATGATAAACAAAAATGCAACGATACACAATATAACTGTGCAGGTGTGAGGACAAAGAGGAAGACATTGGTGACATGATTGgttgggcaaggaagtggcaaatgcagtttaatccAGAGGAGTGTGAGGTGATTGAATTGAGGAGGCGTAACAAGGTAGCAGAATGCAAGTGGTGTGGAGGGGCAACGATATCTTTACCAGTATATCCACACACAGATCCTGAAAGGTGGAACATTACTCAATGTTAGGGAGGTGGATACAAAGTGATTaaaactcactcacacactttCTTTGATCAGCCAAATCATTGCCTATACGAACAGGACAATTATGCTGGATTAGTGTACGAAAGTGAGACCACAGTGTGAATACTGTGAACAATTCAGGTGACTACGATACAGGAAAGAGGGGActgaactggagagggtgcagaggaaactgACAAGTATGTTGTCCGGGTGGAAGTTTGGGCTGGCCGGGGTTGCTTTCCTTGGTGTGGAGGAGGCTGAGGAATGATTTCATTTTGATGTATATGACTATGGGAGAGTAAGTAGGAAGGAGAGCAGGCACAACATAGGGAGCCGAGATTTTAGGCActacagtagcatagcggttagcacatcTACTGCAGCctggggtgtcggagttcagaattcaattccggcACCTACTATAGAGTGTTCGTACATCTTCCTCATACAATGcgagggttttctccaggtgcgcTGGTTTCTTCCTacagacgtaccggttagtaggttaatgggtcgttgtaaattgtctcgtgattaggctgTGGTTAAATTGGGGATTTCTGGTGGTGTGGCTCGACGGGCTGGAACGGCTTGTGtgctctcaataaataaatttaaagtcAACAGCAGAAGGACTagagggggaaggaggaaagATTATTTCACCAGGTGGAGCTttgggggaggtggaggagtctaggacattGCAGCAAGAGTGGGAGAGGTTTCACTGTTCCAGGGAAATCGCAGGACAGAAGCTGCGTTTTCATGGAACTTTTCCTGACTTCTGGGCAGCTTGAGGCCCTGCACTCACTGAAGAACTTGTAAATGGCTGTTAGAGTGGACACGGCAGCTAATGGAAGCACGGCAAAATGCCGCCGACAGTTGGGATTATAGATGGATGCTGACAATGGAATACCGGCAGAGTGGAAGTTGCCTTCCCAAACTTCCCAAACTATGTTCTGGCCACTGAGAGAGTTCGCacgagcccatggttttacagggagAGGTCACACGAGCCCATGGTTCTACAGGGACAGTTCGCATGAGCTCATgtttttacagggagaggtcgcacgagcccatggttttacagggagAGTTCGCACGAGCCCAGGGTTTTACAGGGAGAGGTCACacgagcccatggttttacagggagaggtcacacgagcccatggttttacagggagaggtcgcacgagcccatggttttacagggagaggtcgcacgagcccatggttttacagggagAGGTCGCACGAGCCTATGGTTTTACAGGGAGAGGTCGCACGAGCCTATGGTTTTACAGGGAGAGGTCGCacgagcccatggttttacagggagaggtcacacgagcccatggttttacagggagaggtcgcacgagcccatggttttacagggagAGGTCGCACGAGCCCATGGTTCTACAGGGAGAGTTCGCACGAGCCCATGGTTCTACAGGGAGAGTTCGCACGAGCCAATGGTTCTACAGGGAGAGGTCGCACGAGCCCATGGTTCTACAGGGAGAGGTCGCacgagcccatggttttacagggagAGTTCGCACGAGCCCATGGTTCTACAGGGAGAGCTCGCacgagcccatggttttacagggagaggtcgcacgagcccatggttttacagggagAGTTCGCacgagcccatggttttacagggagaggtcgcacgagcccatggttttacagggagaggtcgcacgagcccatggttttacagggagATATGAGATTGGGACTGGGGAGGGGCGCAGCACAGTGGGGGCAATAAGTAGATTTATTTTGTACCCCAAAAACCTCTCCGTCCGGGACATCCAGACCACAAGACAGCGATTACAGACAATACCGGAtgcagtcagcaggtcaggcagcatgtgtggagagaggaggacagggaaagagagagagagtgcgagagtgaACTGAGAAAGAGACAGAATGAGAGGGAAAAATGAATGAGAGAAAGGTggagaatgagagagggagagcatgaGACAGAAGATGAGAGAGAGGCATTGTGAGACAGCGAGTGtgaaagagagcagagagagagagcgagagagagagaaaaagagagagtaagagagacagacagacccAGAGAGTCAATGTTACAATGTTTAAAACAcccggaggtcaggcagcatctgtggagagggaagcaAAGATGCTGCTTCAGTTCCAAGACGCATCACCATGTACACTGGTGTCTGGTACGTGCCGAGGTTGCCTCCTGCACCCAGTACCTTCCTTGTCTTCACTGCTATTTCCATCTGCTCCAACCTCACATCACTGTCCATCTCTGAaaacctccccccaccctcacaacttcTCCTGGTgtacctctctccctccctccctcccagatACCCACTACAACCCTGTGGACACCCATCACTACCACAACCACACCTCCCCTTGCGGGATCTCCCCATTccactctctctgttcctccccctccctccaattCGTTTCTCTGATAAGTTCAGGCAAATCTCAAAGTCGAGTTTATGATCCAGTGCACAGGTACACAAATGCCCTGGTGCAAAGAAAAACTTACTTTCAGGAGCATCACAGCAAGCTCTTCCACCCacaatccctctctccctctccacatcgAACCTTCTCAGTCATGgagtcatactgcacagaaaaaggcctttcaAGCCCAGTTGGTCCATACTAACCAAACCCCGCCAAGCTCATCCCTTCTGGCCCTttcccctctaaatctttccagtCACGGTACCTGCCCAAGTACCTTCTAAATACGATCCTTTGGGGCAATGTTTTTCATACGGAGCGTGGTGTGTGCCCAGAATGTGTTGCCGGGGGTGACGGTGGAGACCAGCTCCTTCGGCCCACAGTTGTGCGGGGTGTTTAAAGCacacttagacaggtacatggatgtgtgggggacattgtgcaggcagaagggatttgttTCATTAGGACATcctggttgtgtagtggttagcagagcgctattacagctcggcaGTTCCGGGCTCAATGCTGGTGCCatccctgtacatcctccccgtggaatgcacgggtttcctcccacagcaggTTGTAAATTGTCCGGCGGTTAGGTTACGGTACATCGGGTTTTCTGGAATTGTCCGGGCAGTGCGGCTGGAAGGCCGATTCCGTGCTGTGTCCTTCGCAttatggtgggccaaagggcctgtaattgtGCAGTACCGTTCCACATCCTATGTACCTacctcaaacacttcctctggcccaccctccaccctccctcaggctcccctcccctctcaccttaaaccaatgccCTCTACCTCTTGACTCCCCCACCCTGGggagaaaatattttaaattcgAAACACTTACTCTTCTTCCTGAGCTGACTGTTTTTAAACCTGAAATAGTAAATTTTCCTTCTCACTCCACAGATTAGGCCTGACCTGCTGGATGTGGGCAGCACGGTAGCGTAAGGCTTCACCGCTCCAGCGAGCCGGGTTCAATCCCCGCCGCTGCCTGTATGGAGTTGGTCCGCAAGGATTTACTCCGGCTGTCCAGTTTTCGCTCACGGTCCAGAGATGTACGGATTAGTAACTGGACAGCCTTGGCTTGTCACTGTGTAATATCTCtaacagggttcccaacctttttctaggccatggaccaataccactaAGCAAAGTCTGGGAACCCCGCTAAAATATATGAAATATTAAATGTTCTTTCCCCCTCCCCTGAGAGTTATAAACCCTAAACATTAACGTTTTCTTCTCATAGATGCTGCAAGACCGGCCCGGATATTATAAAAACCTGGAACGTCCAAACTTTCCGCTCTGACTGAGATGTCTCTGGTTCAGTTCCATGTGGCGGCATGGGACAGTGCGGCTGTTAAAGTCTCTGACCCAGCATGTCTCTGCCCGTTTTCGGTCGGCGGACCCCTGTCCCCCGGGTCTAGACCAGGGACTCGGCGACGGGGGCGGGGTCGGAGTCTAGGCTGTTCATGGAGCTGAGCCCCGTGTCCGAATCATCCGCCGAATCCCCCGCATCCCCGGCCCGGTCGGCGGTGGTGGTCGTGTCCGGGGCCGGCGGCTCAGGGCTGCTGCTCAACTCCCGCAGCTCCCGGAGTAGCCGCTCCAACTCCTCTCGCTTCAGGCGCCGCAGACTCCGGCTCCGCTCCAGCTCCCTCCGGCACTCCTCCAAATCGCTGGTCAGCCGCAAACTGAGACACAAACTAGCCTGCAGCTGTTCCCGCAGCTGGTCCGGCTCCAGCCCGGTGCTGCCCACCTCCACCTCGGGACCTTCCTCCTCCTCCGCTGCCGCCTCCGCCCCCTCTTCTCTCCGTTCCGGACCCTCCGCCGCCGCCGCCCCCTCCTCCGCCTGCCCCTCGGCTGCGTCCCGGCACGGTGCGGGACCCCCTTCCAGATAAGTGTCCTGCACGTAGTTGGCGCCGTGTTTCCTCATCCTGTCCAGGTGTATCCTGGCCTCGCACAGGTCGATGTCCCGGTCCAGTTCCCGCAGCCGCTCCAGTTGCTGCCGGATGGTGTGGTCCTGCGACAGGACCCGGTGCACCATAGTCTCCATCCTCTCTCCGCACCTCTCCTCCTTCGGGCCGCCCTCCCGCCGCTTCGAGCGGTTCATCTTGGCCAGCTTCCTGAAGGCTTTGcgcaccactctcctctgtttgTCCCGGGACATGGCGAGGCCGGCGCCGGCCGCTCCGCGTACCTTGCACGGGCTGTCCCGGCTGGTCACCACCCGAGCCTGGGCGCTCCGGAATCCCGCCCGGCCCAACGCGGCGCGGGTCTTCTCCAGCACGAAGGTCACTCTGTCCCGCTCCTCTCCCCACGCCCGCCACAGTCTCAGGATCTTGGTCTGGTTGGGCAGCGTCCTCTCGAAGCCCCTCCACTTCTCCACCAGGCAGTACGTGTCCGGCGCTCCGGACAGTAACTCGCTGAGAGCGGCTTCCTCCAGCAAGGCAGCTATCACATCGGCGCAAGTCGTGCGCCTCGACAGCCCGGAGATCAGCTTCTCCTCTTGACAGACCCACACGCTTATCTTGTTGTCCTGGGCGGCCATCCTCCGTCCGGCGGGGGATTCCGGACCTTTCCCCTCCAGCGCCGGCTCGTTCTGAGCCGTGCCTGGAGTTTCAGTTCCCTGTTCTATCATGTGACAACAATCGCCAGTAACTTACTGCCGGAGAGGTAAGAACAAACTTCTCCGCATCAGCATCGCTCAGAGAGGAGCATCTGCAGGCGCGGGTCTGTCGCTGGCTCTGTGCCTGCACTCAGCCGTGTACAGTTCCACCGGCGAGGGCATCTCCGGTATCTTCATCACATCCCGGCAGGGCAGAACCAAACCAGACATCGCAGCTCGCCCTCGCTGGGGAATGTGAGATGTTGCTGGCTGGGacgtctccctccctctctacacacaattcctctctctctctctctctctctctctctctctctctctcacacacacacacacacacacacacacatcagacacactcacatacacacaaatacacacacatagacacattcacacacatatacacagacacacacacactttcacactcactcacatgcactggcacactcacacacacattcatagaCACACATCATAtacacagacacattcacacacatacacacaggcactcactcactgacacattcacatacacacacacacagacacacattcactgacacatatgcacacacacacactctcacacacacagattctcatacacacacacacacacacacacagattctctcacacacacacacagattctctcacacacacaggttcTCATACactcgtacacacacacacacacagattctctctcacacacacacactctcacacacagattctcatacacacactcatacacacacacacacacacacacacacacacacacacacacacacacacacacacacacacacacacacacacacacacacacacacacacacacacacacacacacacacagattcactTAGAACAAGGCTGCCCTCTATAGCTTCTCACTCTCACTAACGTTCTGTTCCTGGACCTAGATCTTCAGGCACTCACAGAGCCATCCTTTAATTTTATGTCACATGGCACAgcaacagacccttcggcccactgtTCTAGCCAACTGTGTTGCCCACCGAACATTTCCCATCTGCCAATGTTTGTCCCATAGTCCTCTAAACCTCTGCCCTCCACATGCTTAACGTGTGCACCTTAACCACAATTTCTGGCAGCTCctccctctgtgtaaagaaactgGCCCTGAAGTCTGTTTTAAATCTGATCTTAAACCTAAGCCCCTCGTGATCTTATTTATACCTCtaacccctccctctcctccattcCACATCTACGCAACCTCTCCTGGTAACTCAGATCCCCAAGTCTGGGCAAAACCCTTTTAGAACCCGGTGGACTGAATTGAAGGAAGAGGTTGAACAGGATTGTGTGGTGTTTCTCAACAAGGGCCTTATGCCCCCCCCAAAGGGCTGCTGCTGGTGTACAATCGAGTATCTGggagagtggaggtgggggggggcatggtgatgaatggatagcgATGGGTTTTCTGCTGCAAGGTTGAACCGGATTGTGTGGTGTTTCTCAACAAGGGCCTTATGCCCCCCCACCAAAGGTCCATGTCAGATTTTGTAAGGGCCACAAATAAAAACTGAGGGGCAGGGGCAGCTGAATGGCCCATGATAAGTTTACTGTTTTAATGAGATATTTctaaaataaatgaatataattATTTTAAATGGAATCCTGAAATATTattcttcttcggctgtccatcgatctcgatgttgactgtgctgagagtttagtctctgcaggcacGTTTATGGGCCACAAGACCAGCATTGGATTGGCACTGTCTCCCATGTCAGTTGCACCAGAAATTCTACTCCAACGCACCTTGCACAGTAATAAGACAGACGCCATCGTGCCCCCACCATACAGTCTCTCTGGGCTTCCAAGTCTGATGCTAAGTGGCACACGGGAGTGTAAGGAAGCTGCCCCGCAGTGACAACTAACTAGTCTGGTGATGCCGTCCATTGACCAGCACTCCGGTTCCTCCACATGTCACCAAGGTGGCTGTACCACTGACCCttttggattcatctgccacaGACACCATCAGACGCCCTGCTGCTGGCATCCTCATTGGGTGCAGCCTTTGCCTGTAGAGGCAGAACCTGCAAAGTAGCAAAGGCATGCTTCCCTCCTTGACTTAGCCAGCCACGATCCCACTACTAGATCTAGTCCAGTAGTATACCGACGGCTAGGTTAGACCTGCCAGAGAACGAATCTCCACCGTACTTCACTGATGTTCAGTCAGTGTCACTCATACGACACGGTGAGGTGCCAAGGTAGGATTTTGTAGGAATCGTGAATTAAACAGCTTAGTCTGTGTGTcttggtggggtgggtgggtcagGGGGAGAGTGTGGCACATCAGTCCTTATCTCTGCCCTTGCTTGGCCACACACAAATCATGGTTCTCTCCCACGGTTCAGAGAGGCCCACCCCACATCCACTCCCAAAACTCTGATCATGCGGCAAGTGGATAGGTGTGATCCACCTGCTGGAGTTCATGATTACTTTGAAATAGATCATTCCAACTGAAAAACTGTCAGAAGTTGCCAGGTTTTCTATGTCAAAAAAACCTTAGCAACTAATGGAGATGACAGAGCAGGTCTGCTGAACCCTTGGTTAATGGtcagggtccatggcattaaaaaggttgggagcctcTGCCAGAGAGTGGGGCTGCAGAGGAAATGAAAGTCGCACGAGCAGAAACTGGTTGAGAACTACTTTACTCCTTGGGGCATGGGAGACTGAGGTGTACATAGTCATGAGGGTGCAGACAGGGTGAGTGCACACAGTCTTGTTCCCAAGCgcggggaatcaagaactagagcaggtgagagatttaaaaagaaccttgtcaaaggaggGCAACATTTTCATCCAtatatggaatgtgctgccagaggcaGGTACATGAACAACATTTGGACAGTtgtatggatgggaaaggtttagagggatatgggccaaacacaggcaaatgggacgagTGCAGATGGGCTCCATGCTTAACATGGATcagttggactgaagggcccgTTTATGTgattatgactctatgactttaatAAGATACTTTCATTTCCAGAAAAGCTATGCTGACACCTCCTACAACGAGGTAAAGAGACAAAgtgaaagttcaaaattcaaagtacatttattatcaaagtatgtataacatatacaaccttgagattcatcttcttgcaggcaatcacaaaACAGAAGCACAGTAGAACCCATGAAAAACCCCCACACCACaaataccatcaaacacccaataagCAAAaaaagacaggtgaccccagtcattatcaatactctgcagagattatctgcctggcatcTGTGGTCACgtacttgtgatgtgcaccatccACCGCCTCTGCCAGGGCTTCACATGACCTTGGTTGGGGGGGTGAAGGGAggaggctaagcaggtactaacctgcagactagtggagggagggaacaccttacatctcctttggtagagatggatctccaccctgccacccacatTTTGCatacctctctcaaatctcccctcattctcctgtgctccagggaataaagcccttacctattcaacctctccccgtaactcaggtcccggcaacatcctcatgTCACGTGAGAATGCAGCTCAGCTCCCGAGTGTCACCAGCCCGATGATACCCGCCCGACAGCTAATCGACAGGCTTCAGCCACTCCTAATCTTGTCTGTCTTGAGATTGACATTCTcagtcagatttatttatcacgagTACATTGAAGCATGCAGTGAACTGCATCACCTGCGCAAACTGCCAACAGATGTGCTGCGGAcagccgcaagtgtcaccacacaatcGGGCGCACATATAGCCTGCAATAAATCACAACACCAACAACATGACAATGCAAGAAAACCAACCAATttcccactcacactcacacagataggTCTCCAGGATTTCGCcctggactctcagacactgGGCTTCCAACCTCGGACCTCTCCGACCTCTGGGTCTCGACCCCAGGACTCAATGATCATAGGTTGGACCTTTGGGCATCGGCCTCTGTACTTGCAAGGGCCTCCAAACCCTGGTGATCtgaaggggtggggagaggggttgaTATTGGCCATTGTGACTCACACCCATACAGAGGTCTGACCCAGGACTCGATGACCTGTGGATCACTGGGCTCACCAGCGTTTGCCAATGTGGACTAAAATAGTAAAAGCTGCTGATAAAATCACCAGGGTGTCCCTTCCCCATTGGCAAGAGGGTCACCAgggtctcccttccccctccccattggCAAGAGGGTCACCAGGGTCTCCCTTCCACCTCCCCATTGGCAAGAGGGTCACCAgggtctcccttccccctccccattggCAAGAGGGTCACCAGGGTCTCCCTTCCACCTCCCCATTGGCAAGGGGGTTACCAGAGTCTCCCTTCCCCCCCCATTGGCAAGGGGGTCACCAgggtctccctcccccccccattggCAAGGGGGTCACGAgagtctccctccccccccattgGCAAGGGGGTCACCAgggtctccctccccccccccattggcAAGGGGGTCACCAGGGTCTCCCTTCCACCTCCCCATTGGCAAGGGGGTCACCAgggtctcccttccccctccccattggCAAGGGGGTTACCAgggtctcccttccccctccccattggCAAGGGGGTCAACAgggtctcccttccccctccccattggCAAGGGGGTCAACAgggtctcccttccccctccccattggCAAGAGGGTCACCAgggtctcccttccccctccccattggCAAGGGGATCACCAgggtctcccttccccctccccattggCAAGGGGGTCACCAgagtctcccttccccctccccattggCAAGGGGGTCACCAgggtctcccttccccctccccattggCAAGGGGATCACCAgggtctcccttccccctccccattggCAAGAGGGTCACCAgggtctcccttccccctccccattggCAAGGgggtctcccttccccctccccattggCAAGGGGGTCACCAgggtctccttccccctccccattggCAAGGGGGTCAACAgggtctcccttccccctccccattggCAAGGGGATCACCAgggtctcccttccccctccccattggCAAGGGGGTCACCAgggtctcccttccccctccccattggCAAGGGGATCACCAgggtctcccttccccctccccattggCAAGAGGGTCACCAGGgtctcccttctccctccccattGGCAAGGGGATCACCAgggtctcccttccccctccccattggCAAGGGGGTCACCAgggtctcccttccccctccccattggCAAGGGGATCACCAgagtctccctccccccccccattggcAAGGGGGTCACCAgagtctcccttccccctccccattggCAAGGGGGTCACCAgggtctcccttccccctccccattggCAAGGGGGTCACCAgggtctcccttccccctccccattggCAAGGGGGTCACCAgggtctcccccctccccattggCAAGAGGGTCACCAgggtctcccttccccctccccattggCAAGGGGGTCACCAgggtctcccttccccctccccattggCAAGAGGGTCACCAgagtctcccttccccctccccattggCAAGGGGGTCACCAgagtctcccttccccctccccattggCAAGAGGGTCACCAgggtctcccttccccctccccattggCAAGGGGGTCACCA contains the following coding sequences:
- the rassf10a gene encoding ras association domain-containing protein 10, yielding MIEQGTETPGTAQNEPALEGKGPESPAGRRMAAQDNKISVWVCQEEKLISGLSRRTTCADVIAALLEEAALSELLSGAPDTYCLVEKWRGFERTLPNQTKILRLWRAWGEERDRVTFVLEKTRAALGRAGFRSAQARVVTSRDSPCKVRGAAGAGLAMSRDKQRRVVRKAFRKLAKMNRSKRREGGPKEERCGERMETMVHRVLSQDHTIRQQLERLRELDRDIDLCEARIHLDRMRKHGANYVQDTYLEGGPAPCRDAAEGQAEEGAAAAEGPERREEGAEAAAEEEEGPEVEVGSTGLEPDQLREQLQASLCLSLRLTSDLEECRRELERSRSLRRLKREELERLLRELRELSSSPEPPAPDTTTTADRAGDAGDSADDSDTGLSSMNSLDSDPAPVAESLV